The following coding sequences lie in one Saccopteryx bilineata isolate mSacBil1 chromosome X, mSacBil1_pri_phased_curated, whole genome shotgun sequence genomic window:
- the LOC136317583 gene encoding uncharacterized protein, whose amino-acid sequence MAPRDRAAPVRCRLRAPAPATQGLPQPPLSPALLPPSPASSAECRRRRRRLPTRPLQSPPGDCCSPPSVRREEKGGGKLLPPPPAGAEEELSLYRPPPPLHRPLPSTRPIQAPKRQFQAPKRLNTSGQPLPPPSLPRLLTEQPAAGLRKGT is encoded by the coding sequence ATGGCCCCGCGCGATCGGGCTGCTCCGGTCCGCTGTCGCCTCCGGGCCCCCGCGCCAGCGACCCAGGGGCTTCCGCAGCCGCCTCTGTCGCCGGCCTTGCTGCCGCCCAGCCCAGCCTCGTCCGCGgagtgccgccgccgccgccgccgcctcccgaCGCGCCCACTGCAATCACCGCCCGGCGACTGCTGCAGTCCGCCCAGCGTCCGCCGGGAAGAGAAGGGCGGTGGGAAGCTGCTCCCTCCGCCCCCTGCTGGAGCGGAGGAGGAACTGAGCCTCTAcaggccgccgccgccgctgcacCGCCCACTCCCCTCCACGCGGCCAATCCAGGCGCCTAAAAGGCAATTCCAGGCGCCTAAAAGGCTGAACACTTCAGGCCAACCCCTTCCTCCGCCTTCTCTCCCACGGCTGCTTACTGAACAGCCAGCCGCAGGACTTCGAAAAGGGACTTAG